Within Amycolatopsis sp. FDAARGOS 1241, the genomic segment GCGCTGGCCGACGAGGTTGCGGAACTTGATCTGCGCGGTCACGCCCGCGGGCAGCCGGCGGCCGGCGTCCACCTCGAAGTCCACCTGCGCCTGGCGCTTGTCGACGATCTTCACGTCCTTGACCGTGCCCACGCGGACGCCGGCGATGCGCACGTCGTCACCGTTGAGCAACAGCGTCGCGTCGGTGAAACGCGCCGAGTACTCGTTGGTGCTGGTGGTGTTGATGTTCGCGATGCTGATGCCGAGGATCGCGGTGAACAGCACCGTGATGACCACGAAGATCGACAGCTTGATCAGCGGCGCGGCGAGTCCCCTCACTTCACCGTCACCTCCGCGCCCCGGTAGAGCGGGCCGACGAGCAACGAGCCCCAGCCCGGGAAGTCACCCTGCTGCATGCCGACCTGCGGCCCGAGGAGCCCGGCCAGGAAGTCGTTCTCCGCGGCCGTGTTCGCCGGGTTGCCACCGCCGTCGCCGCCGCCGGAGTCGGCCGGGTTGAGACCGATGCTGTGCGAGTTCGGCGACGTGGTGTGCGTGGTGCCGTCCTTGAACGCGCCGTCGGGCGGGTCCTGCGGGAACGGGTTCGGCAGGTTCTTCAGGTCGTAGCAGCGCGGGCCGCGCTTGTCCTCGAAGCGCGGTTCGTCCTGACCCGCCTTGTAGGGACCCCGGTTCACCGTCACCTCGATCGTCGCGTGCAGGCCGGGCTGCTTCGTGCCCTTGCCGAGCGCCTGGTCGACGACCGGCACGAGCTTGGCCATCTGCCCGATCACGCACGGGTACTCCGGTGCGTACTTGGCGAGCAGCTCGGCCGTGGGCCGCGCGGTGTCGGCAAGGCTGATGATGTTCTGCGAGTTGGCTTCCAGGAACGACTGCAGGTCCTGCGACGCCGTCGTGAGGTTGCCGTAGAGGTTCGCCAGGTTCTGGCGCTCGTCGACCACGGTGCGCGTGGTCGTGCTCAGGTTGTCGAGGCTCTGCACCAGATCCGGCGCCGAGGCCCGCAGGTTGTCGGAGAACTCCGCGAGCGCCTTGAGGTTGTGCTGCAGTTCGGGCTCGTGCGGGTTCAGCTTGCCGAGGTAGTCGCCCAGCTGCGACAGCGTGTCGCCGAGCTGGGAGCCGCGGCCCTGCAGCGCGGTGGAGATCGCGGTGAGTGTGCTGGAGAGCTTCTGCGGCTGCACCGCCTGCAGCACCGGCAGCAGGTGCTGCAGCGCCTGCTCCAGCTCGATCGCGCTGGAGGTGCGGTCCTGCGGGATCACGTCGCCGTCGGTGAGCGTCTTCGCCGACGGGTCCTTCGGGATCTGCAGCGACACGTACCGCTCGCCGAAGAGCGTCTTCGGCAGGAAGCGCGCGGAGACGTTTTCGGGGATCAGCTTCGTGTACTGGGGGTCGAGGTCGAGCGTGAGCTCGGCGCCGTCGTTCGTGGCGGAGATCGTCTTGACCGACCCGACGATCAGCCCGCGCACCTTCACGTCCGACTGCTCGAGCAGCTGGTTGCCGATGCTGTCGGCCTCGAGCTTCACGGTGACGAACTTGGTGAACGCCTTGTCGTACAACGCGATGCTCAGGGCCACACCTCCCACGAGCAGCGCCACGAGCAGCAGGCCCAGGAGCCTGCGCCGCAGTGTTGCCACCGGCCCACCCACCCCTCCTGTGGTCATCCCGCAATCCTCACCGTGACGTCGGTTCCCCAGATGGCGAAACCGATGAAGAAGTTCACGATCGAAACCGTGACGATGGAAAGGCGAACCGCGCGGCCCACGGCCACGCCCACCCCGGCGGGCCCGCCGGAGGCGCGGTAGCCGAAGTAGCAGTGCGAAAGAATGATCAAGACGCTGAAGATCAGCACTTTGATGAACGAGTACAAGACGTCTTGCGGCGGTAGGAACAGGTCGAAGTAGTGGTCGTAGGTCCCCGCCGATTGGCCGTAGATGTAGATGACCACCAGCCGCGACGCGAGGTACGAGCTCAGCAGGCCGATGACGTAGAGCGGGATCACGGCCACGAAACCGGCGATGATCCGGGTGGTCACGAGGTACGGGAGGCTGGGCACGCCCATGACCTCGAGCGCGTCGATCTCCTCGGAGATCCGCATCGCGCCCAGCTGTGCGGTGAAGCCGGCGCCGACCGTGGCCGACAGCGCCAGCCCGGCGACGAGCGGCGCGATCTCGCGGGTGTTGAAGAACGCCGTGAGGAAGCCGGTGAACGCCGAGGTGCCGATGGAGTTCAGGGCCGAGTAGCCCTGCAGGCCCACGAGGACACCGGTGAACAGCGTCAGGCCGACCATCACGCCGACCGTGCCGCCGATGACCGCGAGCGAACCGGAGCCGAAGCTGACCTCGGCGAGCAGGCGCAGGACTTCCTTCAGGTACCGGCGCAGCGTGCGCGGCGTCCACAGCAGAGCGCGGCCGTAGAAGGACATCTGGTCGCCCAGCGTGTCCAGGGTCTCGAGCGGACGGTGGGCGACCCGCTTGGCACCCGCGATGAACGTCATGGTCAGTCCAGCTTTCCGGGCACGAGCTGCAGGTAGATCAGCGTGATCACGAAGTTCACGACGAAGAGCAGCAGGAAGGTGATGACCACCGACTGGTTCACCGCGTCGCCCACGCCCTTCGGGCCACCGCTGGGGTGCAGGCCCCGGTAAGCGGCCACGACCGCGGCGATGAAGCCGAAGATCAGGGCCTTGAGCTCACCCACCCAGAGGTCGGATTCCTGCGCCAGCGCGGAGAAGCTCGCCAGGTACGCGCCCGGGGTGCCGCCCTGCAGCACGACGTTGAAGAAGTAGCCGCCGAGCACGCCGATGACGCTGACCATGCCGTTGAGCAGCAG encodes:
- a CDS encoding MCE family protein — its product is MTTGGVGGPVATLRRRLLGLLLVALLVGGVALSIALYDKAFTKFVTVKLEADSIGNQLLEQSDVKVRGLIVGSVKTISATNDGAELTLDLDPQYTKLIPENVSARFLPKTLFGERYVSLQIPKDPSAKTLTDGDVIPQDRTSSAIELEQALQHLLPVLQAVQPQKLSSTLTAISTALQGRGSQLGDTLSQLGDYLGKLNPHEPELQHNLKALAEFSDNLRASAPDLVQSLDNLSTTTRTVVDERQNLANLYGNLTTASQDLQSFLEANSQNIISLADTARPTAELLAKYAPEYPCVIGQMAKLVPVVDQALGKGTKQPGLHATIEVTVNRGPYKAGQDEPRFEDKRGPRCYDLKNLPNPFPQDPPDGAFKDGTTHTTSPNSHSIGLNPADSGGGDGGGNPANTAAENDFLAGLLGPQVGMQQGDFPGWGSLLVGPLYRGAEVTVK
- a CDS encoding ABC transporter permease, which produces MTFIAGAKRVAHRPLETLDTLGDQMSFYGRALLWTPRTLRRYLKEVLRLLAEVSFGSGSLAVIGGTVGVMVGLTLFTGVLVGLQGYSALNSIGTSAFTGFLTAFFNTREIAPLVAGLALSATVGAGFTAQLGAMRISEEIDALEVMGVPSLPYLVTTRIIAGFVAVIPLYVIGLLSSYLASRLVVIYIYGQSAGTYDHYFDLFLPPQDVLYSFIKVLIFSVLIILSHCYFGYRASGGPAGVGVAVGRAVRLSIVTVSIVNFFIGFAIWGTDVTVRIAG